One genomic region from Epinephelus fuscoguttatus linkage group LG6, E.fuscoguttatus.final_Chr_v1 encodes:
- the bmpr1ba gene encoding bone morphogenetic protein receptor type-1B translates to MPVQGERLKRCVSLCLWSRSPLLLLGLFSLHAQAHGNILDSMLLRASSKEAVESGKETSGSTAPALSSQRLLWCHCYHHCPEDSTNNTCRTDGYCFTMVEEEGGVPVQTAGCLGLVGSEFQCRDTGNSRQRRSLECCTDQDYCNKNLHPTLPPLKPPLYVDGKIHHMALLISVTVCSIILAVIIVFCYFRYKRQESRPRYSIGLEQDETYIPPGESLRDLIEQSQSSGSGSGLPLLVQRTIAKQIHMVKQIGKGRYGEVWMGRWRGEKVAVKVFFTTEEASWFRETEIYQTVLMRHENILGFIAADIKGTGSWTQLYLITDYHENGSLYDYLKSTTLDNKAMLRLAYSSVSGLCHLHTEIFGTQGKPAIAHRDLKSKNILVKRNGTCCIADLGLAVKFISDTNEVDIPPNTRVGTKRYMPPEVLDETLNRSHFQSYIMADMYSFGLILWEIARRCVSGGILEEYQLPYHELVPTDPSYEDMREVVCIKRLRPSFPNRWTSDECLRQMGKLMTECWAHNPASRLTALRVKKTLAKMSESQDIKL, encoded by the exons GCAATATATTGGACAGTATGCTGCTGAGAGCATCCAGCAAGGAGGCAGTGGAGAGTGGGAAGGAGACTAGTGGCAGCACAGCTCCTGCTTTATCCTCCCAAAGACTACTGTGGTGTCACTGTTATCACCACTGCCCAGAAGATTCAACCAATAATACATGCAG GACGGATGGCTACTGTTTTAccatggtggaggaggagggaggggtacCAGTCCAGACTGCAGGTTGCCTCGGGCTGGTCGGATCAGAATTTCAGTGTAGG GACACAGGGAACTCACGCCAACGGAGATCGTTGGAGTGCTGCACAGAccaagattactgtaacaaaaaCCTTCATCCTACACTGCCACCGCTCAAACCACCCC TCTATGTAGATGGAAAGATCCACCACATGGCCTTGCTGATCTCAGTCACTGTGTGCAGCATTATACTGGCTGTCATTATTGTCTTCTGCTACTTCAG gtaTAAGCGTCAGGAGTCTCGTCCTCGCTACAGTATTGGTCTGGAGCAGGATGAGACCTACATTCCCCCTGGAGAATCTCTGCGGGACCTGATAGAGCAGTCACAAAGCTCAGGCTCAGGCTCAGGGCTCCCTCTATTG GTGCAGCGAACAATAGCCAAGCAAATCCACATGGTAAAGCAGATAGGCAAGGGGAGGTATGGAGAGGTGTGGATGGGCAGATGGAGGGGAGAAAAAGTGGCTGTTAAAGTTTTCTTCACCACTGAGGAGGCCAGTTGGTTCAGAGAGACTGAGATTTACCAGACCGTCCTGATGAGACATGAGAACATACTGG GTTTTATAGCTGCTGATATTAAAGGAACCGGCTCCTGGACTCAACTCTACCTAATCACCGACTACCATGAAAATGGCTCTTTGTACGACTACCTCAAATCAACCACTCTAGACAATAAAGCCATGCTGCGACTGGCCTACTCCTCCGTATCAGGCCTATGTCACCTCCACACAGAGATCTTTGGCACCCAGGGCAAACCTGCCATCGCCCACAGGGATCTGAAGAGTAAGAACATACTGGTGAAAAGAAATGGGACCTGCTGTATAGCCGACCTAGGGCTGGCAGTCAAGTTTATCAG TGACACCAATGAGGTAGACATCCCTCCCAACACTAGAGTCGGTACAAAGCGCTACATGCCTCCAGAGGTTCTGGATGAGACTCTGAACAGAAGTCATTTTCAGTCGTACATCATGGCTGACATGTACAGCTTTGGGCTCATTCTCTGGGAGATTGCTCGGCGTTGTGTCTCAGGAG GGATCCTTGAAGAGTACCAGCTGCCGTACCATGAGTTAGTTCCTACAGACCCTTCATATGAAGACATGAGAGAGGTGGTCTGCATCAAGAGACTACGACCATCCTTTCCTAATCGATGGACCAGCGATGAG TGTTTGAGGCAGATGGGGAAGCTGATGACAGAATGCTGGGCCCACAACCCGGCCTCCCGCCTCACAGCCCTACGGGTCAAAAAGACACTTGCCAAGATGTCAGAATCGCAGGACATCAAGCTGTGA